From Natronogracilivirga saccharolytica:
TAATTTTCAACCATGAATTCCGTGCATTGTCGAATTTTTCATGAATCTGAAATGGATCTTCCCTTAAGTGAAGATCAGCTGAACAAAATCATTTCCCTGCTCCAGAGTTACGAAGGACAGACTTTTCGGGATTTGGAAACCGTTTTTGTAGATGAAGAACATATTCAGCAACTTAACAGGGACTATCTGAATCATGATTACGTGACCGATATAATTACATTTCCTTATAATGAGAACGATGAGGAACCGGAAGGCACATTGTTTTGTTGTCTTCCGAGGATTAAATCCCAGGCATCAGAGTATGGAAGCACTTATGAAACCGAACTTATCCGGGTTGTAATACACGGCCTGCTGCATCTGCTTGGCTATGGTGACCGGACGCAGCAGGAGAAAGATGAAATGAGAAAACGTGAAGACAAATATATCAATCTCTACATGGACGCTTGAATGCAGAAGAACATCGTCGACCTGATTATTTACATGGTTAAGCGGATGCATATCGGAGCAAGACTTAAAGATCTGAAGCTCGAGTCCATCCGCGGATACAACAAGTCGGAAATCAGTGCTGCCTACTCCTGGCTGGTGCACAAGCAGGAGTCGGGTGAACTTAACTCCCCTGAGTCCGGATTGTCTTACATCCCCTCCCCCCGTACCCTGTTTCCCAGTGAACGCAGTGTCATTTCCCCCGAAGCTTACGGCTACATGCTGGAACTGTATTATCTGGGTATACTCAATGCAAGCCGGTTTGAAAATGTAATTGAATATGCCATTATGAGTACGGATGGTGATAAGGTTGATGTACAGGACGTCAAAGAATGGATCGCCAATATCATTTTTGAAAACGAATTATCCGGCAGGGATCAGTCGCTTTTTCTGAAAGGCAATGAAACCATTAACTGATTTATGCGATGGGTACATTCATTATTGCTGCCTGTACCTTTGTTTTTGCTTTTTTTATCGCCACCACACTGATCATCTGCCATAACAGCTATTATTTTCTTGGCCTTAATCCGGATAAAGATAACTTTCCTCAGGATTCTGAGAATGAACAAAATAATCCGGACATATCCATACTCATTCCTGCCCGCAACGAAGAAAGAAACATACTCAAGCTTCTGAATAGTATTGACGGCCAGAATTATCCCGGCAGTATGGAAATTCTGGTTCTGGATGATCACTCTTCCGACAATACTTCCGAATTAGTTCATGATTTTTCAAGAACCTCCGGTTTCAGTGTCCGGCTACTCAAAGGCAAAGAAAAACCGGGGGATTGGCTTGGAAAAAATTGGGCGTGTCATCAGCTTGCCGGCAGTGCAAATGGTGACATACTTGTTTTCCTTGATGCCGATACCTGGACAGACACCGGCTTTATTAATGAGATCGTTATCCGGATGAGACGTTTCAGGCTCGATTTTCTGACCGTATGGCCTCATCAAATCATGAATTCGGCAACCGAAAAGTCTGTAATTTCTACAGTTTATGCCACCATCGTTATGTACCTGCCGACGCTGTACTGTTTTCAGGCACCCCGGTGGATCCCAACGCAGTATCTGAAATCGAAAGTCAAACCAATGTTTGCCAGTGCATGCGGGCAATGTATGGTTTTTAGCAAAAGCTGTTATGATGCCGTAGGTGGTCACGCCTCTGTCAAACAGGAGGTCGTCGAAGACGTAAAGCTCGCCAAAAAAGTTGTATCCTCCGGAAAAACCATGAGAA
This genomic window contains:
- a CDS encoding glycosyltransferase; the encoded protein is MGTFIIAACTFVFAFFIATTLIICHNSYYFLGLNPDKDNFPQDSENEQNNPDISILIPARNEERNILKLLNSIDGQNYPGSMEILVLDDHSSDNTSELVHDFSRTSGFSVRLLKGKEKPGDWLGKNWACHQLAGSANGDILVFLDADTWTDTGFINEIVIRMRRFRLDFLTVWPHQIMNSATEKSVISTVYATIVMYLPTLYCFQAPRWIPTQYLKSKVKPMFASACGQCMVFSKSCYDAVGGHASVKQEVVEDVKLAKKVVSSGKTMRMFHGTEKIWCRMYQSNNEVFEGFRKNFLAGFNYNIPAFVLAWIMHIIVYILPPAILLAGVAGLHSDLHVTTFAGPAAFLTAVPALQRLWITGFLKWPQSAGWLYLAGIFWFQVLALTVVFDYFTGKQNFWKGRSV
- the ybeY gene encoding rRNA maturation RNase YbeY; protein product: MDLPLSEDQLNKIISLLQSYEGQTFRDLETVFVDEEHIQQLNRDYLNHDYVTDIITFPYNENDEEPEGTLFCCLPRIKSQASEYGSTYETELIRVVIHGLLHLLGYGDRTQQEKDEMRKREDKYINLYMDA
- a CDS encoding DUF494 family protein, which gives rise to MQKNIVDLIIYMVKRMHIGARLKDLKLESIRGYNKSEISAAYSWLVHKQESGELNSPESGLSYIPSPRTLFPSERSVISPEAYGYMLELYYLGILNASRFENVIEYAIMSTDGDKVDVQDVKEWIANIIFENELSGRDQSLFLKGNETIN